Proteins from one Mycobacterium sp. EPa45 genomic window:
- a CDS encoding VOC family protein — MESLVDLRFSHLVVGVTDMDRALQFYRGLLGMDVVFDQTLTGESFDHALGGGDGNRSRAVGGLIGGVMIELLSLGSESRPAKRSFVGNQNISLSVTDLDDTYRHVQAAGCQPEQAPFEIAGVRMFFVKDPDGTAVEFIEFPGAARTSEELHRGVQR; from the coding sequence ATGGAAAGCCTTGTAGATCTTCGGTTTTCGCATCTGGTGGTCGGTGTCACCGACATGGACCGGGCGCTCCAGTTCTACCGGGGGTTGCTGGGCATGGACGTGGTGTTCGACCAGACGCTGACGGGTGAGTCGTTCGACCATGCGCTCGGCGGTGGCGACGGGAACCGCAGTCGGGCGGTCGGCGGGCTGATTGGCGGCGTGATGATCGAGCTGCTGTCGCTGGGCTCCGAAAGCCGGCCGGCCAAGCGCTCGTTCGTCGGCAACCAGAACATCTCGTTGTCGGTCACCGACCTCGACGACACGTATCGGCACGTGCAGGCGGCAGGCTGTCAACCGGAGCAGGCCCCCTTCGAGATCGCCGGGGTGCGGATGTTCTTCGTCAAGGATCCCGACGGCACCGCGGTGGAGTTCATCGAATTCCCAGGTGCTGCTCGAACATCGGAGGAATTACATCGTGGCGTCCAGCGCTGA
- a CDS encoding dihydrodipicolinate reductase — translation MYRVIQWATGGVGKAAIQGVLRHPELELVGCWVHSADKNGRDVGEVIGEGPIGVAATTDVDELLALDADCVMYSPLLPDDQVVAKILRSGKNVVTPVGWVYPDRENAGVRALEEACAAGNATLHGSGIHPGGITERFPLMISSLSSAITHVRAEEFSDIRTYNAPLVVREVMGFGLAPEQAMSGPIAALLEAGFKQSVRMVADQLGFRAEPRIRSTQEVAVAVTGTDELVVPMEAGTVAARRFRWQAIVDDKPVVTAAVNWLMCEVELDPPWTLGEQGERFEVEITGDPDVSLTFKGLQPETVEEGLKRNPGVVATANHCISAIPYVCQAGPGIKTYLDLPLIAGRAAPDLAG, via the coding sequence ATGTATCGCGTCATCCAGTGGGCAACCGGCGGTGTGGGTAAAGCGGCGATCCAAGGCGTGCTGCGGCACCCCGAACTCGAACTCGTGGGTTGTTGGGTGCACAGCGCCGACAAAAACGGCCGCGATGTCGGCGAGGTGATCGGCGAAGGGCCCATCGGTGTCGCGGCGACGACTGACGTCGACGAGCTACTGGCGCTGGACGCCGACTGCGTCATGTACTCCCCGCTGCTGCCAGATGATCAGGTGGTCGCCAAGATCCTGCGCTCCGGAAAGAACGTGGTGACCCCGGTGGGGTGGGTCTATCCGGACCGGGAGAACGCGGGAGTGCGCGCCCTGGAGGAAGCGTGCGCGGCCGGCAACGCCACGCTGCACGGGTCGGGCATTCACCCCGGCGGCATCACCGAACGCTTCCCGCTGATGATCTCGTCACTGAGCTCGGCGATCACCCACGTGCGGGCCGAGGAGTTCTCCGACATTCGCACCTACAACGCACCGCTGGTCGTGCGCGAGGTGATGGGATTCGGGCTGGCCCCGGAGCAGGCGATGAGCGGACCGATCGCCGCACTCTTGGAAGCGGGATTCAAACAGTCGGTGCGGATGGTCGCCGACCAGTTGGGCTTCCGCGCCGAACCACGCATCCGGTCCACCCAGGAGGTGGCGGTCGCGGTCACCGGTACCGACGAGCTCGTGGTCCCGATGGAGGCGGGCACCGTGGCCGCGCGCCGATTCCGCTGGCAGGCCATTGTCGACGACAAGCCGGTCGTCACCGCCGCGGTCAACTGGCTGATGTGCGAGGTGGAGCTCGACCCACCGTGGACGCTCGGCGAACAGGGTGAGCGCTTCGAGGTGGAGATCACCGGAGATCCGGACGTCTCACTGACTTTCAAAGGGCTGCAACCCGAAACGGTCGAAGAGGGACTCAAGCGCAATCCGGGGGTGGTCGCCACCGCCAACCACTGCATCAGCGCCATCCCCTATGTCTGCCAGGCCGGCCCCGGCATCAAGACCTATCTCGACCTGCCGCTCATCGCCGGCCGCGCCGCCCCCGACCTGGCCGGATGA
- the rpsJ gene encoding 30S ribosomal protein S10 gives MAGQKIRIRLKAYDHEAIDASARKIVETVTRTGASVVGPVPLPTEKNVYCVIRSPHKYKDSREHFEMRTHKRLIDILDPTPKTVDALMRIDLPASVDVNIQ, from the coding sequence GTGGCGGGACAAAAGATCCGCATCAGGCTCAAGGCCTACGACCATGAGGCCATTGACGCCTCGGCGCGCAAGATCGTGGAGACGGTCACCCGTACCGGTGCGAGCGTGGTTGGTCCGGTGCCGCTGCCGACGGAAAAGAACGTGTACTGCGTCATCCGCTCCCCGCATAAGTACAAGGACTCGCGGGAGCACTTCGAGATGCGCACGCACAAGCGACTCATCGACATCCTCGACCCGACGCCGAAGACCGTTGACGCCCTCATGCGCATCGATCTGCCGGCCAGCGTCGACGTGAACATCCAGTAG
- the rplC gene encoding 50S ribosomal protein L3, translating into MAHSSSSAAPRRGILGTKLGMTQVFDENNRVVPVTVVKAGPNVVTRIRTPERDGYSAVQLAYGEISPRKVNKPVTGQYTAAGVNPRRHLAELRLDDETAAAEYEVGQELTAEIFADGAYVDVTGTSKGKGFAGTMKRHGFKGQGASHGAQAVHRRPGSIGGCATPGRVFKGTRMSGRMGNDRVTTQNLLVHKVDAENGVLLIKGAVPGRNGGLVMVRTAVKRGEK; encoded by the coding sequence ATGGCACACTCAAGCAGTTCTGCCGCGCCGCGACGTGGCATCTTGGGCACCAAGCTGGGCATGACCCAGGTGTTCGACGAGAACAACCGGGTCGTCCCCGTCACGGTTGTCAAAGCCGGACCCAACGTGGTGACCCGAATCCGTACGCCCGAGCGTGACGGCTACAGCGCTGTGCAGCTGGCCTACGGCGAGATCAGCCCCCGCAAGGTGAACAAGCCGGTCACCGGCCAGTACACCGCCGCCGGAGTGAACCCGCGCCGGCACCTGGCCGAGCTGCGGCTGGATGACGAAACCGCGGCCGCCGAGTACGAGGTCGGCCAGGAGCTGACGGCGGAGATCTTCGCCGACGGTGCCTACGTCGACGTCACCGGCACCTCCAAGGGCAAAGGCTTCGCGGGCACCATGAAGCGTCACGGCTTCAAGGGCCAGGGCGCCAGCCACGGCGCCCAGGCAGTGCACCGCCGGCCGGGATCGATCGGTGGCTGCGCCACCCCGGGTCGCGTCTTCAAGGGCACCCGGATGTCCGGCCGCATGGGCAACGACCGCGTCACCACGCAGAACCTGTTGGTGCACAAGGTCGATGCCGAGAACGGTGTGCTGCTGATCAAGGGCGCTGTCCCCGGCCGCAACGGCGGGCTCGTGATGGTTCGCACGGCAGTCAAACGAGGTGAGAAGTGA
- the rplD gene encoding 50S ribosomal protein L4 codes for MTLKIDVRTPDGKTDGTVELPAALFDVEPNIALMHQVVNAQLAAKRQGTHATKTRAQVSGGGKKPYRQKGTGRARQGSTRAPQFTGGGIVHGPQPRDYSQRTPKKMIAAALRGALSDRARNERIHAVTELLSGQTPSTKSAKTFLGTLTDRRKVLVVIGRTDEVGAKSVRNLPGVHVISPDQLNTYDVLNADDVVFSVEALNAYIGANVQEVSA; via the coding sequence GTGACTCTGAAGATTGACGTTCGCACGCCGGACGGCAAGACAGACGGGACGGTGGAACTGCCCGCTGCCCTGTTCGACGTCGAACCCAACATCGCGCTGATGCACCAGGTGGTGAATGCGCAGCTGGCCGCCAAGCGGCAGGGCACGCACGCCACCAAGACTCGCGCTCAGGTTTCCGGTGGCGGCAAGAAGCCTTATCGGCAGAAGGGCACCGGTCGCGCCCGTCAGGGTTCGACCCGCGCTCCGCAGTTCACCGGAGGTGGCATCGTCCACGGCCCGCAGCCGCGTGACTACAGCCAGCGGACCCCGAAGAAGATGATCGCCGCCGCGCTGCGTGGCGCATTGTCGGACCGGGCCCGCAACGAGCGGATCCACGCGGTGACCGAACTGCTGAGCGGTCAGACCCCGTCGACCAAGAGCGCCAAGACGTTCCTGGGGACGCTGACCGACCGCCGCAAGGTGCTGGTCGTGATCGGCCGGACAGACGAAGTCGGCGCCAAGAGCGTCCGGAATCTGCCTGGTGTGCACGTGATCTCGCCTGATCAGCTCAACACCTATGACGTGCTCAACGCCGACGACGTGGTGTTCAGCGTGGAAGCGCTGAATGCCTACATCGGGGCCAATGTTCAGGAGGTTTCGGCCTGA
- the rplW gene encoding 50S ribosomal protein L23, with product MATITDPRDIILAPVISEKSYGLIEDNVYTFIVAPGSNKTQIKIAIEKIFKVKVDSVNTANRQGKRKRTRAGYGQRKSTKRAIVTLAAGSKPIDLFGAPA from the coding sequence ATGGCAACCATTACCGACCCCCGCGACATCATCTTGGCCCCGGTCATCTCCGAGAAGTCGTATGGGCTGATCGAGGACAACGTCTACACGTTCATCGTCGCACCCGGCTCGAACAAGACGCAGATCAAGATCGCCATCGAGAAGATCTTCAAGGTGAAGGTCGACTCGGTGAACACCGCCAATCGGCAGGGTAAGCGCAAGCGGACCCGCGCCGGTTACGGACAGCGCAAGAGCACCAAGCGCGCGATCGTGACCCTGGCCGCCGGCAGCAAGCCGATCGACCTCTTCGGAGCTCCCGCCTGA
- the rplB gene encoding 50S ribosomal protein L2: MGIRKYKPTTPGRRGASVSDFSEITRSTPEKSLIRPLHGTGGRNAHGRITTRHKGGGHKRAYRVIDFRRNDKDGVNAKVAHIEYDPNRTANIALLHYLDGEKRYIIAPQGLSQGDVVESGANADIKPGNNLPLRNIPAGTVIHAVELRPGGGAKLARSAGSSIQLLGKEGAYASLRMPSGEIRRVDVRCRATVGEVGNAEQANINWGKAGRMRWKGKRPTVRGVVMNPVDHPHGGGEGKTSGGRHPVSPWGKPEGRTRKPNKPSDKLIVRRRRTGKKR; encoded by the coding sequence ATGGGAATTCGCAAGTACAAGCCGACGACCCCCGGTCGCCGCGGTGCCAGCGTCTCCGATTTCTCCGAGATCACTCGCTCGACTCCGGAGAAGTCGCTGATCCGCCCGCTGCACGGAACCGGCGGTCGTAACGCGCACGGCCGAATCACCACCCGCCACAAGGGCGGCGGGCACAAGCGTGCCTACCGGGTGATCGACTTCCGGCGCAACGACAAGGACGGCGTCAACGCCAAGGTCGCTCACATCGAGTACGACCCGAACCGCACCGCGAACATCGCGCTGCTGCACTACCTGGACGGCGAGAAGCGCTACATCATTGCGCCGCAGGGTCTTTCGCAGGGCGACGTCGTGGAGTCGGGCGCCAACGCCGACATCAAGCCGGGTAACAACCTGCCGCTGCGCAACATCCCCGCCGGTACCGTGATCCACGCCGTCGAGCTGCGTCCCGGCGGCGGGGCCAAGCTGGCCCGGTCGGCCGGCTCGAGCATCCAGCTGCTGGGCAAGGAAGGCGCCTACGCCTCCCTGCGTATGCCGTCGGGTGAGATCCGCCGCGTCGACGTGCGCTGCCGCGCCACGGTCGGCGAGGTGGGCAACGCCGAGCAGGCCAACATCAACTGGGGCAAGGCCGGCCGCATGCGGTGGAAGGGCAAGCGCCCCACCGTCCGTGGCGTGGTGATGAACCCGGTCGACCACCCGCACGGCGGTGGCGAGGGCAAGACCTCCGGTGGTCGTCACCCGGTCAGCCCGTGGGGCAAGCCCGAGGGCCGTACCCGCAAGCCCAACAAGCCGAGCGACAAGCTCATCGTCCGACGCCGGCGCACCGGCAAGAAGCGCTAG
- the rpsS gene encoding 30S ribosomal protein S19, giving the protein MPRSLKKGPFVDGHLLKKVDVQNEKNTKQVIKTWSRRSTIIPDFIGHTFAVHDGRKHVPVFVTEAMVGHKLGEFAPTRTFKGHIKDDRKSKRR; this is encoded by the coding sequence ATGCCACGCAGCCTGAAGAAGGGTCCGTTCGTCGACGGCCATCTGCTCAAGAAGGTCGACGTTCAGAATGAGAAGAACACCAAGCAGGTCATCAAGACCTGGTCGCGTCGTTCGACCATCATCCCCGACTTCATCGGTCACACCTTCGCCGTCCACGACGGTCGCAAGCATGTGCCGGTGTTCGTCACCGAGGCGATGGTCGGCCACAAGCTGGGCGAGTTCGCCCCGACGCGCACGTTCAAGGGTCACATCAAGGACGACCGGAAGAGTAAGCGGCGATGA
- the rpsC gene encoding 30S ribosomal protein S3, whose translation MGQKINPHGFRLGITTDWKSRWYADKQYADYVKEDVAIRRLLATGLERAGIADVEIERTRDRVRVDIHTARPGIVIGRRGTEADRIRADLEKLTGKQVQLNILEVKNPESQAQLVAQGVAEQLSNRVAFRRAMRKAIQSAMRQPNVKGIRVQCSGRLGGAEMSRSEFYREGRVPLHTLRADIDYGLYEAKTTFGRIGVKVWIYKGDIVGGKRELAAAAPAADRPRRERPSGTRPRRSGASGTTATSTEAGRAASEETAESAVPVTTEAPAVEAAAETTES comes from the coding sequence GTGGGCCAGAAAATCAACCCCCACGGCTTCCGGCTCGGTATCACCACCGACTGGAAGTCCCGGTGGTACGCCGACAAGCAGTACGCGGACTACGTCAAGGAAGACGTGGCGATCCGCCGACTGCTGGCCACGGGTCTGGAGCGCGCCGGCATCGCCGACGTGGAGATCGAAAGGACTCGCGACAGAGTCCGTGTTGATATCCACACTGCGCGCCCGGGCATCGTGATCGGCCGTCGTGGCACCGAGGCAGATCGCATCCGCGCCGACCTGGAGAAGCTGACCGGCAAGCAGGTTCAGCTGAACATCCTCGAGGTGAAGAACCCCGAGAGCCAGGCACAGCTGGTCGCCCAGGGTGTCGCCGAGCAGCTGAGTAACCGCGTGGCGTTCCGCCGTGCGATGCGCAAGGCCATCCAGTCGGCCATGCGGCAGCCCAACGTCAAGGGCATCCGCGTGCAGTGCTCGGGCCGCCTCGGCGGCGCCGAGATGAGCCGCTCGGAGTTCTACCGCGAAGGCCGGGTTCCGCTGCACACCCTGCGCGCCGACATCGATTACGGGCTCTACGAGGCCAAGACCACGTTCGGCCGTATCGGCGTGAAGGTGTGGATCTACAAGGGTGACATCGTCGGTGGCAAGCGTGAGCTGGCCGCCGCCGCACCCGCCGCCGATCGTCCGCGCCGCGAGCGTCCGTCGGGCACCCGCCCCCGCCGCAGCGGTGCGTCGGGCACCACCGCGACGAGCACCGAAGCCGGTCGCGCCGCCAGTGAAGAAACCGCAGAATCTGCGGTTCCGGTCACCACGGAGGCGCCGGCCGTCGAGGCCGCCGCTGAAACCACGGAGAGCTGA
- the rplP gene encoding 50S ribosomal protein L16, with the protein MLIPRKVKHRKQHHPRQRGIASGGTSVTFGDYGIQALEHAYITNRQIESARIAINRHIKRGGKVWINIFPDRPLTKKPAETRMGSGKGSPEWWVANVKPGRVLFELSYPNEQTAREALTRAIHKLPIKARIVTREEQF; encoded by the coding sequence ATGCTTATTCCCCGTAAAGTCAAGCACCGCAAGCAACATCACCCGAGGCAGCGTGGTATTGCCAGCGGTGGCACGTCGGTGACGTTCGGTGACTACGGCATCCAGGCACTGGAGCACGCCTACATCACCAACCGGCAGATCGAGTCCGCTCGTATCGCCATCAACCGGCACATCAAGCGTGGCGGCAAGGTGTGGATCAACATCTTCCCGGACCGTCCGCTGACCAAGAAGCCCGCCGAGACCCGCATGGGTTCGGGCAAGGGCTCGCCCGAGTGGTGGGTGGCCAACGTCAAGCCAGGCCGCGTGCTGTTCGAGCTGAGCTATCCCAATGAGCAGACTGCTCGGGAAGCTCTGACCCGTGCGATCCACAAGCTGCCGATCAAGGCACGCATCGTGACCCGAGAGGAGCAGTTCTGA
- the rpmC gene encoding 50S ribosomal protein L29, with product MAVGISAGELRELTDEELTDKLRESKEELFNLRFQMATGQLDNNRRLRTVRQEIARIYTVLRERELGLAAGPAGEEA from the coding sequence ATGGCTGTTGGCATCAGCGCCGGCGAACTGCGTGAGCTCACCGACGAAGAGCTGACCGACAAGCTGCGGGAATCCAAGGAAGAGCTGTTCAACCTGCGCTTCCAGATGGCAACCGGGCAGCTGGACAACAATCGCCGGCTTCGCACCGTGCGTCAGGAGATTGCGCGCATCTACACCGTGCTGCGCGAACGTGAACTGGGTCTGGCCGCCGGACCCGCTGGTGAGGAAGCGTAA
- the rpsQ gene encoding 30S ribosomal protein S17 encodes MAETKGPKHTERTEQSRGRRKTVIGYVVSDKMQKTIVVELESRKSHPLYGKIIRTTTKVKAHDENGDAGIGDRVSLMETRPLSASKRWRLVEVLERAK; translated from the coding sequence ATGGCAGAAACAAAGGGCCCCAAGCACACTGAGCGCACCGAGCAGTCGCGCGGCCGTCGCAAGACGGTCATCGGCTACGTGGTCAGCGACAAGATGCAGAAGACCATCGTGGTCGAGCTCGAATCTCGCAAGAGCCACCCGCTCTACGGCAAGATCATCCGGACCACGACGAAGGTCAAAGCGCACGACGAGAACGGCGACGCCGGTATCGGCGACCGGGTCTCCTTGATGGAGACTCGTCCGCTGTCGGCGTCCAAGCGCTGGCGTCTCGTCGAGGTTCTTGAGCGCGCCAAGTAA
- a CDS encoding cellulose biosynthesis cyclic di-GMP-binding regulatory protein BcsB, producing the protein MRVGMPVVKSGGLVKFGATVGAVATLLWSAPWAGADPVSTDPAPPNPVPTVATAGEVITAPTLSLVDLGATPVLSFYGGTSSTSLSFPVPPGLAPVALNATLDLPFAVRSGLISVTQGDRLIGKLGLPTADLSPVVIPLAGAEVVDNVATVTLTLASVPDDGYCLDRLNPVDLIDGSVTFTGTEAVPATVADFLPPLLRKVTIGLPANPSMAESDAAVQLAAGLVKKYGNQAPDVQVVPLADGATAVPTPSAPLERQIVVKEGSDESISLEGAGIPQLLITGPAGNLTNDTRLLSDGALNLAVSPRVVPEKLSSGRRPEPIGGLVTVAQLNQSTLTAAGASPGVTIGLDQTKFGHSVQGVRVHAVGTYTPLPNSFGAQLTVTVNGEQIDSWAADSAGTIDRWISVPDRLLTRFTDVQISLNTTGNTGGCNDDRSLNLKINGNSVIESSEASPPIPAGFGSLPQSLLPVVKVGIGSDRFADTVRASQITIGLQRLSSLALRTSVTSFEEARKSQEPAILISADGWTDKSITLPVSANERRITLEGTPNDGPTVLNLDPGIQFGSLQTVYDGHRSLLIATSNGAPQQLDELLGWLSSDRSRWPQLRGTAIVAIPGRAPALVAGRTPMSAYGPPAEAPDQAASPAGRYRYDPAWWVAAGVVGLAAAGVLAIILTARGPRDNSGGHRRDT; encoded by the coding sequence GTGAGGGTTGGCATGCCGGTGGTGAAGTCGGGGGGCTTGGTCAAATTCGGGGCGACCGTTGGGGCGGTAGCCACCCTGCTGTGGTCGGCGCCGTGGGCAGGGGCGGACCCCGTGTCTACGGATCCAGCACCACCCAACCCCGTGCCGACCGTGGCCACCGCCGGCGAGGTCATCACGGCGCCGACGCTGTCGCTGGTCGATCTGGGCGCAACCCCGGTGCTGTCCTTCTACGGCGGAACCAGCTCGACGTCGCTGTCGTTCCCGGTGCCGCCGGGGCTGGCTCCCGTCGCCCTCAACGCGACGCTGGATCTGCCGTTCGCCGTCCGCAGCGGTCTGATCTCGGTGACGCAGGGCGATCGGCTGATCGGCAAGCTGGGCCTGCCGACTGCGGACCTCTCCCCGGTCGTCATTCCGCTGGCCGGCGCCGAGGTGGTGGACAACGTCGCCACCGTGACGCTCACGTTGGCGTCGGTGCCCGACGACGGCTACTGCCTGGACCGGCTCAACCCGGTCGACCTCATCGATGGCTCGGTCACGTTCACCGGCACCGAGGCGGTACCGGCTACGGTGGCCGACTTCCTTCCACCGCTGCTTCGCAAGGTGACGATCGGCCTGCCCGCCAACCCGTCGATGGCCGAATCCGATGCCGCGGTGCAGCTGGCCGCCGGACTGGTCAAGAAGTACGGCAATCAGGCACCGGACGTCCAGGTCGTTCCGCTCGCCGACGGTGCCACCGCGGTGCCCACGCCGTCGGCGCCGCTGGAGCGCCAGATCGTCGTCAAAGAGGGCTCCGACGAGAGCATTTCGCTCGAAGGTGCCGGTATTCCTCAGCTGCTGATCACCGGCCCGGCGGGCAATTTGACCAACGACACCCGACTCCTCAGCGACGGTGCCCTGAACCTTGCCGTATCGCCGCGGGTGGTCCCGGAGAAGCTCAGCTCGGGCCGACGCCCCGAACCAATTGGCGGTCTGGTGACGGTCGCGCAGCTCAACCAGAGCACCCTGACGGCGGCCGGCGCTTCGCCCGGCGTGACGATCGGGCTCGACCAGACCAAGTTCGGCCACTCGGTCCAGGGTGTCCGCGTGCATGCGGTGGGGACCTACACGCCGCTGCCCAACAGCTTCGGCGCGCAGCTCACGGTGACCGTCAACGGTGAGCAGATCGATTCGTGGGCAGCCGATTCCGCCGGGACGATCGACCGGTGGATCAGTGTTCCCGACCGCCTGCTGACGCGCTTCACCGATGTGCAGATCTCGCTGAACACCACCGGCAACACCGGAGGATGCAACGACGATCGCTCGCTGAACCTGAAGATCAACGGCAACAGCGTGATCGAGAGCAGTGAGGCGTCGCCGCCCATCCCGGCCGGTTTCGGCTCGCTGCCGCAGTCACTGCTGCCGGTGGTCAAGGTCGGCATCGGATCGGATCGGTTCGCCGACACCGTCCGCGCCAGCCAGATCACCATCGGATTGCAGCGTCTCAGCTCGCTGGCGCTGCGCACGTCGGTGACGTCGTTCGAGGAGGCCCGCAAGAGCCAGGAACCGGCGATCCTGATCAGCGCCGACGGATGGACCGACAAGTCGATCACGTTGCCGGTCAGCGCCAACGAACGCCGCATCACGCTGGAGGGGACGCCCAACGATGGGCCGACCGTCCTCAACCTCGATCCGGGTATCCAGTTCGGATCGCTGCAGACGGTGTACGACGGCCACCGCTCGCTGCTCATCGCGACGTCCAACGGGGCACCGCAGCAGCTCGACGAATTGCTGGGTTGGCTGAGCTCAGACCGGTCTCGCTGGCCCCAGCTGCGTGGCACCGCGATCGTCGCAATCCCTGGACGGGCACCGGCTTTGGTCGCCGGCCGTACGCCGATGAGTGCATACGGTCCGCCCGCCGAGGCTCCTGATCAAGCAGCCTCCCCGGCCGGGCGTTACCGCTACGACCCGGCCTGGTGGGTGGCAGCCGGTGTCGTGGGTCTGGCCGCCGCCGGCGTGCTGGCGATCATCCTGACCGCCCGTGGCCCGCGGGACAACAGCGGAGGGCACCGCCGCGACACCTGA